The proteins below are encoded in one region of Leptotrichia sp. oral taxon 218:
- a CDS encoding glycosyltransferase family 9 protein: protein MKILIIHTAFIGDIVLSTPLIQRLKEMYPDSEIDYLTLPTNKSVISNNPNLNEILLYDKKGKDKGTKGFFRILKILKARKYDYAVIPHRFIRSIALAKMAKIPKIVGFDVATGSFLLDKKVHYDMKKHEVERLLDLVEYSGKRIPIRIYPSEENKLKIKGILKGRGFDEKFMKMIVVAPGSQRPEKMWAIEKYGKIIEKLSENEKNFIVITGSEAEKKLPLNFNKKNVIDLRGEINLLEFSALLSFADVVVGNDSSPIHIASGFSKPFVIGIFGPGKRSLGFFPWKEKSNVIEDNEFYENNIVKIPEHQHEYKKDYYKGIPLISIDRVYGEIVKRLEES from the coding sequence ATGAAGATATTAATTATACACACGGCATTTATTGGGGATATTGTGCTGTCGACACCCTTGATACAGAGATTGAAAGAAATGTATCCAGATTCAGAAATTGATTATTTGACTTTGCCGACAAATAAAAGTGTGATAAGTAATAACCCAAATTTAAATGAAATTCTTCTTTATGACAAGAAGGGAAAAGATAAAGGAACAAAAGGATTTTTTAGAATTTTAAAAATTTTAAAGGCAAGAAAATATGATTATGCTGTTATTCCGCATAGATTTATCCGTTCGATTGCACTTGCAAAAATGGCTAAAATTCCCAAAATAGTTGGATTTGATGTGGCAACAGGTTCTTTTCTTTTGGATAAAAAAGTTCATTATGATATGAAAAAGCATGAAGTTGAAAGACTTTTGGATTTAGTTGAATATAGCGGAAAAAGGATTCCGATTAGAATTTATCCGAGTGAAGAAAATAAATTAAAAATTAAAGGGATTTTGAAAGGAAGAGGTTTTGACGAAAAATTTATGAAAATGATTGTTGTTGCACCTGGAAGTCAAAGACCAGAGAAAATGTGGGCGATTGAAAAATATGGGAAAATTATAGAAAAGTTGTCGGAAAATGAGAAAAATTTTATTGTGATAACTGGAAGTGAAGCGGAAAAAAAATTGCCATTGAACTTTAATAAAAAAAATGTAATAGATTTGAGGGGAGAAATAAATTTATTGGAATTTTCGGCACTATTGTCGTTTGCGGATGTCGTTGTTGGAAACGATAGTTCTCCAATTCACATTGCAAGTGGATTTTCTAAACCTTTTGTAATTGGGATTTTTGGACCAGGAAAAAGGTCACTTGGATTTTTTCCTTGGAAAGAAAAAAGTAATGTTATTGAGGATAATGAGTTTTATGAAAATAATATTGTGAAAATTCCTGAACATCAGCATGAATATAAAAAGGATTATTATAAAGGGATTCCTTTGATTAGTATAGATAGGGTTTATGGGGAAATTGTGAAAAGATTGGAAGAAAGTTAG